The Candidatus Desulfarcum epimagneticum genome contains a region encoding:
- a CDS encoding Heterodisulfide reductase, translated as MTDKPVGSVMVVGGGITGMQAAIDLADSGYYVHMVEKTSAIGGVMSRLDKTFPTNDCAM; from the coding sequence ATGACTGACAAGCCCGTGGGATCCGTCATGGTGGTCGGGGGCGGAATCACCGGAATGCAGGCGGCGATTGATCTCGCCGATTCCGGCTATTATGTGCACATGGTTGAAAAAACCTCGGCCATCGGCGGCGTGATGAGCCGGCTGGACAAAACGTTTCCCACCAACGACTGCGCGATGTGA
- a CDS encoding PAS domain-containing sensor histidine kinase, whose translation MISKTQKRLTLRAQMEKQTGAQPPEIKKLDEKQKELILKAFQSFKKKLIIVSPDFDILFCNSAKPRDKEAECVGEKCHEFFYGHDRPCEDCAVVDAIRKKSPELKQIPGKFLKTDMMACQYAYPIRLPDGEVEAFVSMKFDLRIQEKLEKKFNRANSFLRNLINSAVDGVVGADKKGNILIFSEVAERISGYSAREAMSSLNIRDIYPEGVASDIMKKMRGEEYGGPGKLRQCHVDCIGKNGVIAPISLNASIVYENGKEAATIGFFHDRREELEIKRKLEKTRIQLLQAEKMSSLGKLSAGVAHQLNNPLGSIMLFARLILEEHELEESAQDDLKRILEDAERCRNIVKELLEFARQTNYKMGPCDVNKALSRTLFLLENQTVFHNIAIGKEFFPDLPKIMANEQQLNHVFMNIILNAAQAMEGKGSLDLSTDFIQDRDVIEIRISDSGPGIPDDIVSSIFDPFFTTKEEGKGTGLGLSLVYGIVKKHGGTVSAESGAGGTTFIIRFPVLRERKGNDKENEIG comes from the coding sequence ATGATTTCAAAAACCCAAAAACGTCTCACACTCAGGGCTCAGATGGAAAAACAAACAGGCGCTCAGCCGCCGGAAATCAAAAAACTGGATGAAAAACAAAAAGAGCTGATTCTCAAAGCGTTCCAGTCTTTCAAAAAGAAACTCATTATCGTCTCCCCGGACTTTGATATCCTGTTCTGCAATTCCGCAAAGCCCCGGGACAAAGAGGCCGAATGCGTGGGGGAAAAATGCCATGAGTTTTTTTACGGTCATGACAGGCCCTGCGAGGATTGCGCGGTGGTGGACGCCATTCGCAAAAAATCCCCGGAGCTGAAGCAGATTCCCGGAAAATTTCTGAAAACCGACATGATGGCCTGCCAGTACGCCTATCCCATCCGTTTGCCGGACGGGGAGGTGGAGGCCTTTGTGAGCATGAAATTCGATTTGCGGATCCAGGAAAAGCTGGAGAAGAAATTCAACCGCGCCAACTCGTTTTTAAGGAATCTCATCAACAGCGCCGTGGACGGCGTGGTGGGCGCCGACAAGAAGGGCAATATCCTGATTTTTAGCGAGGTGGCCGAGAGAATCTCCGGGTATTCCGCCAGGGAGGCCATGTCGTCGCTCAACATTCGGGACATCTACCCCGAAGGCGTCGCGTCGGATATCATGAAGAAAATGCGCGGAGAGGAATACGGGGGCCCGGGCAAGCTCAGGCAGTGCCACGTGGACTGCATCGGGAAAAACGGCGTCATCGCCCCCATCAGCCTCAACGCCTCCATTGTGTATGAAAACGGGAAAGAGGCGGCCACCATCGGTTTTTTCCATGACCGGCGCGAGGAGCTTGAAATCAAGCGCAAGCTGGAGAAAACCCGCATCCAGCTTCTTCAGGCGGAGAAGATGTCCTCTTTGGGCAAACTTTCGGCCGGGGTGGCCCATCAGCTCAACAATCCCCTGGGCAGCATCATGCTTTTCGCCAGGCTGATCCTGGAGGAGCACGAGCTGGAGGAGTCGGCCCAGGACGATCTCAAACGGATACTGGAGGACGCGGAGCGGTGCCGCAACATTGTCAAGGAGCTTTTGGAGTTCGCCCGCCAGACCAATTACAAAATGGGGCCGTGCGACGTCAACAAGGCCCTTTCGCGCACTCTTTTTCTTCTGGAAAATCAGACCGTTTTTCACAACATCGCCATCGGGAAAGAATTTTTCCCGGACCTGCCGAAAATCATGGCCAACGAGCAGCAGCTCAACCATGTGTTCATGAACATTATTTTAAACGCGGCCCAGGCCATGGAAGGGAAGGGCTCCCTTGATTTGAGCACGGATTTCATCCAGGACCGGGATGTCATTGAGATTCGGATATCCGACTCAGGACCGGGCATCCCCGATGACATCGTGTCCAGTATTTTTGATCCGTTTTTCACCACCAAGGAGGAGGGAAAGGGAACCGGTCTGGGGCTGAGCCTGGTGTACGGCATTGTCAAAAAACACGGCGGGACGGTGTCCGCGGAAAGCGGGGCCGGCGGGACCACTTTCATCATACGGTTTCCCGTTCTTCGGGAGCGGAAAGGAAATGACAAGGAAAATGAAATCGGATAA
- a CDS encoding Histidine kinase, whose amino-acid sequence MTRKMKSDKKPLGVDVMIVDDEKGIRDASGRILSRMGFAVVTMPNGDEALKKLPETDVSMVFLDLKMPGMDGMEVLKRIKDTRPEILVIVITGYATVETAIEAMKKGAYDFITKPFEPDQLRIVANRALEKILLTEETRKLEREKERTLSDLDAEKSRMLTIVNSLPNGVVVTDTGGRVVLMNPAARGHLELDPSAGAGKEIGAYIDDEGLGALVADISRGAYVDFEDIPDYEIVISEKKYLLARGKPVLGEKRECMGAVITLIDITPIRMLDNLKTEFIEKVSHELRSPLSTIHEQLVSVLKERTDDPSAQDHYLLSRAREKTKGLISLIGDLLDISRIEDGILCHERQTVAVDTLLADIVDFLSAKSRAKDQTLTLSVPDEPLPPLNADPMGLESIFGNLITNAIHYTPEGGRVEVFIDMAGINMRVRVSDNGFGMDGRHLDRIFDKFYRVKDDNTRHITGTGLGLSIVKGLVDSLGGIIEVESAPSSGSTFTVLLPVQPDVPDPVPA is encoded by the coding sequence ATGACAAGGAAAATGAAATCGGATAAAAAACCCCTGGGCGTGGATGTCATGATCGTGGACGACGAAAAGGGCATCCGGGACGCCTCGGGACGGATACTTTCCAGGATGGGGTTCGCCGTCGTCACCATGCCCAACGGCGACGAGGCCCTCAAAAAGCTGCCTGAAACCGATGTCTCCATGGTGTTTCTGGATCTGAAAATGCCGGGCATGGACGGCATGGAGGTTTTGAAGCGGATCAAAGACACGCGGCCCGAGATCCTGGTCATCGTGATCACGGGATACGCCACGGTGGAGACCGCCATCGAGGCCATGAAAAAAGGCGCCTACGATTTCATCACCAAACCCTTTGAGCCGGACCAGCTCAGGATCGTGGCCAACCGGGCGCTGGAAAAAATCCTTCTGACCGAAGAGACCCGAAAGCTGGAGAGGGAAAAGGAAAGGACCCTGTCGGATCTGGACGCGGAGAAAAGCCGGATGCTGACCATTGTCAATTCCCTGCCGAACGGGGTGGTGGTCACCGACACCGGGGGCCGGGTGGTTTTGATGAACCCGGCGGCCAGGGGCCATCTGGAGCTGGACCCTTCGGCGGGCGCCGGCAAAGAGATCGGGGCGTATATCGACGACGAGGGGCTGGGAGCGCTTGTGGCCGACATTTCCCGGGGGGCCTACGTGGATTTTGAGGACATCCCGGATTATGAGATCGTCATTTCCGAGAAAAAATATCTCCTGGCCCGGGGCAAGCCGGTGCTGGGGGAAAAGCGGGAATGCATGGGCGCGGTCATCACCCTCATCGACATCACGCCCATCCGGATGCTGGACAACCTCAAAACCGAGTTCATTGAAAAGGTGTCCCACGAGCTTCGGTCCCCATTGTCCACCATCCATGAGCAGCTGGTCTCGGTTTTAAAGGAAAGGACGGACGATCCCTCGGCCCAGGACCATTACCTGCTTTCCCGGGCCCGGGAAAAGACAAAGGGCCTGATCTCTTTGATCGGGGACCTTCTGGACATTTCCAGAATCGAGGACGGGATCCTTTGCCACGAACGACAGACCGTGGCCGTGGACACACTTCTGGCCGACATCGTGGATTTTCTCTCGGCCAAGTCCCGGGCCAAGGATCAGACCCTGACCCTTTCGGTTCCCGACGAGCCCCTTCCCCCTCTCAACGCCGATCCCATGGGCCTTGAGAGCATCTTCGGAAATCTCATCACAAACGCCATCCACTACACCCCGGAAGGGGGCCGCGTGGAGGTGTTCATTGACATGGCCGGGATCAACATGCGCGTGAGGGTTTCGGACAACGGCTTCGGCATGGACGGCCGTCATCTGGACCGGATATTTGATAAATTTTACCGGGTGAAGGACGACAACACCCGCCACATCACCGGAACCGGCCTGGGCCTTTCCATCGTCAAGGGCCTGGTGGATTCCCTGGGCGGGATCATCGAGGTGGAAAGCGCCCCGTCCAGCGGCTCCACGTTCACGGTTCTTCTGCCCGTCCAGCCCGACGTCCCGGACCCGGTCCCGGCTTAG
- a CDS encoding Beta-N-acetylhexosaminidase, protein MASLSLSHEQMAGQRIMAGFDGAEFNDDLKRLIGEIKVGGIILFSRNISTPGKTGKMCRDAQKHAAARGLPPLLIAIDQEGGQVARLKEPFERFPGNPAMKGVKDAVYFAKTTAADLKSLGINMNMAPVLDIAPGDMDSVMAGRSFGPEPEWVSKLGAAVIREFTRNGVISAAKHFPGIGRTTLDSHVDAPVFKGGENELESFDLIPFKTAISKGVPCVMLSHILYRDVDPVWPASLSKIIVRGLLREKMGHDGLVVTDDLDMGAIKKKYGVQSVVSRVMDADIDIALICHKGPDIKAAFDEMRKRPPGAHVKSVERILAVKEKFLKKGGDF, encoded by the coding sequence ATGGCATCCCTTTCCCTGTCCCACGAGCAGATGGCCGGCCAGCGCATCATGGCCGGTTTTGACGGCGCCGAATTCAACGACGACTTAAAAAGGCTCATCGGCGAAATCAAAGTCGGCGGGATCATTCTTTTTTCCCGAAACATCTCCACGCCCGGAAAAACCGGGAAAATGTGCCGGGACGCCCAGAAACACGCGGCGGCGCGGGGCCTTCCCCCGCTTCTGATCGCCATCGACCAGGAGGGCGGCCAGGTGGCCCGGCTCAAAGAGCCCTTTGAGCGCTTCCCGGGAAACCCGGCCATGAAGGGCGTAAAAGACGCCGTTTATTTCGCGAAAACCACGGCCGCGGATTTAAAAAGCCTGGGGATCAACATGAACATGGCGCCGGTTTTGGACATCGCCCCGGGGGATATGGACAGCGTCATGGCGGGAAGGTCCTTTGGACCCGAACCCGAATGGGTGTCGAAACTGGGGGCCGCCGTCATCAGGGAATTCACCCGAAACGGCGTTATATCGGCGGCCAAGCATTTTCCCGGCATCGGCCGAACCACACTGGATTCCCATGTGGACGCCCCGGTTTTCAAAGGGGGGGAAAACGAGCTGGAGTCCTTTGATCTCATTCCCTTCAAAACCGCCATTTCAAAGGGGGTCCCGTGCGTGATGCTCTCCCACATCCTGTACCGGGACGTGGACCCTGTCTGGCCGGCGAGCCTTTCCAAAATCATCGTCAGGGGGCTTTTGCGGGAAAAGATGGGCCACGACGGCCTGGTCGTCACCGATGATCTGGACATGGGCGCCATCAAAAAAAAATATGGCGTTCAAAGCGTCGTTTCCCGGGTCATGGACGCGGACATCGACATCGCGCTCATTTGCCACAAGGGCCCGGACATCAAGGCCGCCTTTGATGAAATGCGCAAACGCCCCCCCGGCGCCCACGTGAAATCGGTGGAGAGGATTCTGGCGGTTAAAGAGAAGTTTTTAAAGAAGGGGGGGGATTTTTGA
- the tsaD gene encoding tRNA N6-adenosine threonylcarbamoyltransferase, with amino-acid sequence MDGLKRTGKEMKDMIILGIETSCDETAAALVSDGTKILSSTVFSQIRAHRPFGGVVPEIASRKHIEALVPALDDAFEKAGLGFDDIDAIAVTMGPGLIGSLLAGFSFAKACAFSRGLPWIGVNHLEGHVNSVFLEPAPPPFPFVALLASGGHTTLYHATSHTRMEIMGQTRDDAAGEAYDKVSGMLGLGYPGGKVIDDLAAAGEPGNLSFPRAWLDKNAFDFSFSGLKTAVKRHIEAAGALSEKEIRDIAAEFQAAAVDVLACKLIRAAEKKDCRHIAVVGGVAANQGLGARVRKDADAAGMTVHIPSPGLCGDNAAMIASAGHWRLMEKGPENISPGLGADVFSKIPPLL; translated from the coding sequence ATGGACGGATTAAAACGGACAGGAAAGGAAATGAAGGACATGATCATCCTGGGCATTGAGACATCGTGCGACGAAACCGCCGCCGCCCTGGTGTCCGACGGAACGAAAATCCTGTCTTCCACGGTGTTTTCCCAGATCCGGGCCCACCGGCCCTTTGGGGGCGTGGTGCCGGAGATCGCCTCCCGGAAACACATCGAGGCCCTGGTCCCGGCGCTGGACGACGCCTTTGAAAAGGCGGGCCTGGGATTTGACGACATTGACGCCATCGCCGTCACCATGGGGCCGGGGCTCATCGGGTCTCTTCTGGCGGGATTTTCATTCGCCAAGGCGTGCGCCTTTTCCCGGGGCCTTCCGTGGATCGGGGTCAACCACCTGGAGGGCCATGTCAACTCCGTGTTCCTGGAGCCGGCCCCCCCGCCCTTTCCCTTTGTGGCGCTTCTGGCCTCCGGGGGGCACACCACCCTGTATCACGCCACCTCCCACACCCGAATGGAAATCATGGGCCAGACCCGGGACGACGCCGCCGGGGAGGCCTATGACAAGGTGTCGGGCATGCTGGGCCTGGGATACCCCGGGGGAAAAGTCATCGACGATCTCGCGGCCGCCGGGGAGCCGGGAAACCTCTCCTTTCCCCGGGCCTGGCTGGACAAAAACGCCTTTGATTTCAGCTTCAGCGGACTGAAAACCGCGGTCAAACGCCACATCGAAGCCGCCGGCGCCCTTTCCGAAAAAGAAATCCGGGACATCGCGGCGGAGTTCCAGGCGGCGGCGGTGGATGTCCTGGCCTGCAAGCTCATCCGGGCGGCTGAAAAAAAAGACTGCCGGCATATCGCGGTCGTGGGAGGCGTGGCCGCCAACCAGGGGCTTGGGGCGCGGGTCCGGAAAGACGCGGACGCGGCCGGGATGACGGTCCATATTCCCTCCCCGGGTCTTTGCGGGGACAACGCCGCCATGATCGCCTCGGCGGGCCACTGGCGTCTGATGGAAAAAGGCCCTGAAAATATCTCGCCCGGTCTGGGGGCGGATGTGTTTTCAAAAATCCCCCCCCTTCTTTAA
- the purM gene encoding phosphoribosylaminoimidazole synthetase (Evidence 2a : Function from experimental evidences in other organisms; PubMedId : 10508786, 3015935, 3530323, 9298646; Product type e : enzyme), producing MKKPLTYADAGVDIDKADRLVGVVKKIAEKTHIPGVLGGIGGFGGLFAPDLSGMKEPVLVSSTDGVGTKLKIAFMTGRHDTVGIDLVAMCVNDIAVSGARPLFFLDYISMGKLESGAAADIVRGVAAGCRMAGCALLGGETAEMPGMYAKGEYDLAGFAVGVIDRGNVIDGSGVEKGDAIIGVASSGLHSNGYSLARKICFETLGLNIDSHAPELGTSIGEALLTPTKIYAKTISALVRDFPVRGIAHITGGGISDNIIRSVPETLRVSVRRKSWDVPRIFSFLKEAGNVPEKEMARTFNNGLGLAVIAPEKAAADILRRLEDMGETGFVIGEITERTPSGDRFEWTD from the coding sequence ATGAAAAAACCTCTCACATACGCCGACGCGGGCGTGGACATCGACAAGGCCGACCGCCTGGTGGGCGTGGTCAAAAAAATCGCGGAAAAAACCCATATTCCCGGCGTTCTGGGCGGAATCGGGGGGTTCGGGGGACTCTTCGCCCCGGATCTTTCCGGAATGAAAGAGCCGGTTCTGGTCAGCTCCACGGACGGGGTGGGCACCAAACTCAAAATCGCCTTTATGACCGGGCGCCACGACACGGTGGGAATCGATCTGGTGGCCATGTGCGTCAATGACATCGCGGTCTCAGGCGCCCGGCCCCTTTTTTTCCTGGATTACATCTCCATGGGAAAACTGGAATCCGGCGCGGCCGCCGACATCGTCCGGGGAGTGGCGGCGGGATGCCGCATGGCCGGCTGCGCCCTTCTGGGGGGCGAGACGGCCGAGATGCCCGGCATGTACGCCAAGGGCGAATACGACCTGGCCGGTTTCGCGGTGGGCGTCATCGACCGGGGAAATGTCATCGACGGCTCGGGCGTTGAAAAGGGGGACGCCATCATCGGGGTCGCCTCGTCCGGTCTTCACAGCAACGGCTATTCCCTGGCCCGGAAAATTTGCTTTGAAACCCTCGGGCTCAACATCGACAGCCATGCCCCGGAGCTGGGGACATCCATCGGCGAGGCGCTTTTGACCCCCACCAAAATATACGCCAAAACCATCTCCGCGCTGGTCCGGGACTTCCCGGTCCGGGGAATCGCGCATATCACCGGGGGCGGGATTTCAGACAACATCATCCGCTCGGTCCCGGAGACATTGCGCGTGTCCGTTCGAAGAAAAAGCTGGGACGTTCCCCGAATTTTCTCCTTTTTGAAAGAGGCCGGGAATGTGCCGGAGAAAGAAATGGCCCGGACTTTCAACAACGGCCTGGGCCTGGCCGTCATCGCGCCGGAAAAGGCGGCGGCGGACATCCTGCGACGCCTGGAGGATATGGGCGAAACAGGCTTTGTCATCGGCGAAATCACGGAAAGGACCCCGTCCGGAGACCGGTTTGAATGGACGGATTAA
- the yfdZ gene encoding putative aminotransferase, PLP-dependent (Evidence 3 : Putative function from multiple computational evidences; Product type e : enzyme) encodes MREFARLDRLPPYVFATVNQIKMDARHAGEDIVDLGMGNPDIGTPGHIVDKLKEAAEKPHNHRYSASMGITKLRMAISDWYKRRFDVDIDPDSEAIVTIGVKEGMSHLVLVTIRPGDVVFTPSPTYPIHPYSAIIAGGDVRGIPVGPESDFFENLMDATRQTWPKPKVLILSYPHNPTTEVVDLGFFEKIVDYAKENNILVIHDFAYADLTFDDYKAPSFLQAKGAKDVGVEFFSLSKSYSMAGWRVGFCVGNPETIFALKRIKSYLDYGIFQPIQIASIIALNGPQECVGEIRDTYRDRRDALITGLGRAGWEISPPKGTMFVWGKIPEKFSKMRSVEFSKFLIKETGVAVAPGLGFGEYGDDYVRFALIENKMRINQAVRGIRKIM; translated from the coding sequence ATGAGAGAATTCGCCCGGCTGGATCGTTTGCCCCCTTACGTGTTCGCCACCGTCAACCAGATCAAAATGGACGCCAGGCATGCGGGAGAGGATATCGTGGATTTGGGAATGGGGAACCCGGACATCGGGACCCCCGGCCATATCGTGGACAAACTCAAGGAGGCGGCGGAAAAGCCCCACAACCACCGGTATTCGGCGTCCATGGGGATCACCAAGCTGCGCATGGCCATCTCCGACTGGTACAAACGGCGCTTTGACGTGGACATCGACCCCGATTCCGAGGCCATCGTCACCATCGGCGTGAAGGAGGGAATGTCCCACCTGGTGCTGGTGACCATCCGCCCCGGGGATGTGGTGTTCACCCCCAGCCCCACCTATCCCATCCATCCGTACTCGGCCATCATCGCCGGCGGGGATGTGCGGGGAATCCCGGTGGGGCCGGAATCCGATTTTTTCGAAAATCTCATGGACGCCACCCGGCAGACCTGGCCCAAGCCCAAGGTGCTCATCCTGTCCTATCCCCACAATCCCACCACAGAGGTGGTGGATTTGGGGTTTTTTGAAAAAATCGTGGATTACGCCAAAGAAAACAATATCCTGGTGATCCATGACTTCGCCTACGCCGATCTCACTTTTGACGATTACAAGGCCCCCAGTTTTCTCCAGGCCAAAGGCGCCAAAGACGTGGGGGTGGAGTTTTTCTCCCTGTCCAAAAGCTACAGCATGGCCGGATGGCGGGTGGGGTTCTGCGTGGGAAATCCCGAGACCATCTTCGCTTTGAAGCGAATCAAAAGCTACCTGGACTACGGCATTTTCCAGCCCATCCAGATCGCCTCCATCATCGCCTTAAACGGCCCCCAGGAATGCGTGGGCGAAATCCGGGACACCTACCGGGACCGGCGCGACGCCCTGATCACCGGGCTCGGGCGGGCGGGGTGGGAGATTTCCCCGCCCAAAGGGACCATGTTTGTGTGGGGAAAGATTCCGGAGAAGTTCTCCAAAATGAGATCCGTGGAATTCTCCAAATTCCTCATCAAAGAGACCGGGGTGGCCGTGGCCCCGGGGCTGGGATTCGGGGAGTATGGAGATGATTACGTGCGGTTCGCCCTGATTGAAAACAAGATGCGGATCAATCAGGCGGTGAGGGGCATCCGCAAGATTATGTGA
- a CDS encoding putative Zinc resistance-associated protein (Evidence 3 : Putative function from multiple computational evidences) gives MKTKTTGLLLLTALVAGIFGFSACAFATSHGQPGDAMTHDDTMKPDAMKKDAPMKHDGMTHHGMMMGKGRMMGGGMMMGGMAHDGLTPEQIAGLKAAKEKFQMETRDLKHQIKVKGLELQAALAKTRPDSRMAQNIQKEMSALKAMLDRKHVEHFINDIKKINPYAMFMGGPIGKKKGMGKGKMGMGMMKGMGMGMKKGMGKKPCPMMDGGMTKKK, from the coding sequence ATGAAAACCAAAACCACCGGACTTTTACTTCTGACCGCCCTTGTCGCGGGAATCTTCGGCTTTTCGGCCTGCGCTTTCGCCACCAGCCATGGGCAGCCGGGCGACGCCATGACCCATGACGACACCATGAAACCCGACGCCATGAAAAAAGACGCCCCCATGAAACACGACGGCATGACCCATCACGGCATGATGATGGGCAAGGGCCGCATGATGGGCGGCGGCATGATGATGGGCGGCATGGCCCATGACGGCCTCACGCCTGAGCAGATTGCCGGTTTGAAGGCGGCGAAAGAAAAATTCCAGATGGAGACCCGGGACCTCAAACACCAGATCAAAGTCAAGGGTCTTGAGCTTCAGGCGGCCCTGGCCAAAACCAGGCCCGATTCCAGGATGGCCCAAAACATCCAGAAAGAGATGTCCGCTTTAAAAGCCATGCTCGACCGGAAACATGTGGAGCACTTCATCAACGACATTAAAAAAATCAACCCCTACGCCATGTTCATGGGCGGCCCCATTGGAAAGAAAAAAGGGATGGGCAAAGGCAAAATGGGGATGGGAATGATGAAAGGCATGGGCATGGGAATGAAAAAAGGCATGGGCAAAAAACCGTGCCCCATGATGGACGGCGGCATGACGAAAAAGAAGTGA
- a CDS encoding Glyceraldehyde-3-phosphate dehydrogenase: MKLGINGFGRIGKLTAWHHLGEKFFDGLVVNLGRKVGNSIEDIAHYIERDSTYGLLRGFLKGYRSENVIADIDEQEGSMRVDGVKVKFLRSERDPARIGWAKENVRLVVDATGKYLDPTLSPDAPGGSVRGHLESGAEKVIVSAPFKIRQKGAGMPEDAVTTVMGVNENSYDPRTHRIISNASCTTTCLAHMIKPLLNAFGYKRILSASMATVHAVTGSQQALDRLPGAGKNDLRKNRSILNNIILTTTGAADALRLVIPEMSRIGFMAESVRVPVATGSLIILVIVAQNDPSRETITKHVINDIYREAAAGDPKNYLDFSEKQNVSRDITGIARAAAVIEGHETHTRTFEVNIDLKHVPGMEDASPADDAHVRVPVTQAVIYGWYDNEMAGYVHMLADRTMSIAGDMTD; encoded by the coding sequence ATGAAACTGGGAATCAACGGCTTTGGAAGAATCGGAAAACTGACGGCATGGCATCACCTGGGCGAAAAATTTTTTGACGGTCTGGTGGTCAACCTGGGGCGCAAAGTGGGAAACTCCATTGAGGACATCGCCCATTACATCGAGCGGGACTCCACCTACGGACTGCTCAGAGGATTTTTAAAGGGATACAGATCCGAAAACGTCATCGCCGACATTGACGAACAAGAGGGGTCCATGCGGGTGGACGGCGTCAAGGTCAAATTTTTAAGAAGCGAGCGCGACCCCGCCCGGATCGGATGGGCGAAGGAAAACGTCCGGCTCGTGGTGGACGCCACCGGGAAATACCTGGACCCGACCCTTTCCCCGGACGCGCCGGGCGGCTCGGTCCGGGGACATCTGGAATCCGGGGCCGAAAAGGTCATCGTGTCCGCGCCTTTCAAGATCAGACAAAAGGGCGCCGGGATGCCCGAAGACGCCGTGACCACGGTGATGGGCGTCAACGAAAACAGCTACGACCCCCGGACCCACCGGATCATCTCCAACGCGTCTTGCACCACCACGTGCCTGGCCCATATGATCAAGCCCCTTTTAAACGCCTTCGGGTACAAGCGGATCCTGTCGGCCTCCATGGCCACGGTTCACGCCGTCACCGGCTCCCAGCAGGCGCTGGACCGGCTTCCCGGGGCCGGAAAAAACGATCTCAGGAAAAACCGGAGCATTTTAAACAACATCATTCTCACCACCACCGGCGCGGCCGACGCCCTGCGCCTGGTGATCCCGGAAATGTCGAGAATCGGCTTCATGGCCGAATCGGTCCGGGTGCCGGTGGCCACAGGCTCTCTCATCATCCTGGTCATCGTGGCCCAGAACGACCCGTCCCGGGAGACCATCACCAAGCATGTCATCAACGACATTTATCGCGAGGCCGCGGCCGGGGACCCGAAGAACTACCTGGATTTCTCCGAAAAACAGAACGTCTCGCGCGACATCACGGGAATCGCCAGGGCCGCCGCCGTCATCGAGGGGCATGAGACCCACACCCGGACCTTTGAGGTGAACATCGACCTGAAACATGTGCCGGGCATGGAAGACGCGAGTCCGGCCGACGACGCCCACGTCCGGGTGCCGGTGACCCAGGCCGTCATCTACGGATGGTACGACAACGAAATGGCGGGATATGTGCACATGCTGGCCGACCGGACCATGTCCATCGCCGGGGACATGACGGACTGA